CCGTTCGCTTCTCTGCTGGATCTGACCGCCCGGCTGCAACTGTCCGTCCCGCAGACCGAGGCGCTGGCGACGGCCGGGGCCTTCGCGTGCTTCGGCATGTCCCGGCGGGAGGGGCTGTGGGCGGCCGGCGCGGCCGCCACCCAGCGGCCGGACCGGTTGCCGGGGGTGGGCTCGTCGTCGCACATCCCGGCGCTGCCGGGGATGAGCGAGCTGGAGCTGGCCGCCGCCGACGTGTGGGCCACCGGCGTCTCCCCGGACAGCTACCCGACGCAGTTCCTGCGGGAAGACCTGGACGCGCTGGGCGTGCTACCCGCCGAGAAGCTGCTCGGTGTGCCCGACGGCGACCGCGTGCTGATCGCGGGCGCGGTGACCCACCGGCAGCGGCCCGGGACGGCCCAGGGGGTGACGTTTTTGAACCTCGAGGACGAGACCGGCATGGTCAACGTGCTCTGCACACCGGGGGTGTGGGCGCGGCACCGCAAGCTGGCGAACGCGGCACCGGCGCTGCTCGTCCGGGGCCAGCTGCAGAACGCCAGCGGCGCGGTCACCGTCGTCGCCGAGCGTCTCGGCCGCATCACCCTGGCGGTCGGATCGAAGTCGCGCGACTTCCGGTGATGCCCTTCATGCCTTCGCCGAGCGTGAAACCACGGCGAAAAATCGGCCGAATCCTCGCCGTGCCTTCACGCTCGGCGAGGGGGACGCTCGCGTCGGCGCGATGGACGACGGGCGTCCGTTCGACGCCCAAAAGGCCCTAATATCGGCCGGTAGTCTCGCCTGTATGACCCTCAACCTGTCCGTCGACGAAGTCCTGACCACCACCCGCTCGGTGCGCAAGCGCCTCGATTTCGACAGGCCGGTGGGCCGCGAGGTGTTGATGGAGTGTCTCGAACTGGCGCTGCAGGCGCCCACCGGATCCAACAGCCAGGGGTGGCAGTGGGTGTTCGTCGAGGACGCCGACAAGCGCAAGGCGCTCGGCGAGATCTATCTGGCCAACGCCCGCGCGTACCTCAGCGCGCCGTCACCCGAGTACGCCGACGGTGACACCCGCGGCGAGCGGATGGGCAAGGTGCGCGATTCCGCCACCTACCTCGCCGAGCACATGCACGAGGCGCCGGTCCTGCTGGTCCCCTGCATCCAGGGCCGTGACGACCAGTCGCCACTGGGCGGCGTGTCGTTCTGGGCGTCGTTGTTCCCGGCGGTGTGGAGCTTCTGCCTGGCGCTGCGGTCCCGCGGGCTGGGCACCTGCTGGACGACGCTGCACCTGCTCAAGGACGGTGAGCGGCAGGCCGCCGAGGTGCTCGGCATCCCGTTCGACCAGTACAGCCAGGCCGGGTTGTTCCCGATCGCCTACACCAAGGGCACCGACTTCCGCCCGGCCAAGCGCCTGCCCGCCGAGCAGGTGACGCACTGGAATGCCTGGTAAGCCCCTCGGTCTCAGGTCGCCCCGGCATACCCTTGCTGGCGCCACGCCTCGTAGACGGCGATCGCCGCGGCGTTGGACAGGTTCAGCGAGCGCCGGCCCGCCAGCATCGGGATGCGCACCTGCCCGGTGACGTGCGGATCGGCCAGCGTTTCGGCGTCCAGCCCGTCGGGCTCCGGGCCGAACATCAACACGTCCCCGGCGCGGTAGTCGACGTCGGCGAACCGGGTGGTCGCCTTCGACGTGAAGGCGAACACCCGTGCCGGCGTCAGCGTCGCCCACGCCTCGGCCAGCGACGGGTGAACGGTCACCGACGCCAGGTCGTGATAGTCCAGGCCGGCCCGCCGCAACTGGGGCTCGGACAGGTCGAACCCCAGGGGCTCGACCAGGTGCAGTTCGCAGCCGGTGGCGGCCGCCGTCCGGATGGCGTTGCCCGTATTCGGGGGGATGCGCGGGGACACGAACATCAGCCGGAACATCTGCCGATCATGACAAAGCCGGGCCGGCCGCGTTTGCCAGCGTCGCAGCCCGGCGCCGGGCCCCACGCCGGTGCACAGTGAGAATCTGGTGACCTGCGGCTTGGGCTGTCATACTCGTCGAATTGCCACGTTCACCGCTCGTGCCTATCTGCGCGCGGCGGGTGGAAATAACGCAGGAAGTTTCATGAGCCTCTCGTTTCGTTCAGCGCTGAAGGTCTGCGTGGCGGCCGGTCTCCCGGCCGCGGCGACGTGACCATGTTCGCCCGCCCGGCCCACGCGGCCGAGGCGGTCCCGCCCGGGTTCGCCGACGACCCGGCCGGCGCGCCGGCGCCCGCCAAGCGCCCGCCCGCGTGGGCACCGAGCAACTGGCCCGTCCGCTGGAAGGTCCTGGCGATGGTGCTGGTCCCGCTCGTCCTGGCGACGGTGTTCGGTGCCCTGAGGATCCAGGGCGCGATGGCCAACTCGAGCGGATTGCGGCTCGCTGCGGCCCGCGCGGACGTGGTGCCGGCGATCACGAAATACATGTCCGCGCTGGACGTGGCGCTGTTGGCGAGTTCCACCGACCGCGACGTCGAGGGCGCGAAGAAGAACTACGAGGCGCGCAAGTACGAGCTGCAGCAGCGGCTGGCCGACACCGACGTGACCTCCGACGTGCGGTCCGGGGTGACAACCCTGCTGGGCGGCGGTCAGGCGCTGCTGGACAAGGTGGCCGACAACAGCATCGGTCTGCGCGACCGGGTCACCACCTACGCCCCGATCCTGCTGACGGCCGAGGACGTCATCAACGCGTCGGTACAGGTGGACAACCGGCAGACCCGGGCGCAGACGCAGGGGCTGAGCCGGGCGGTCGGCGCCCGTGGACAGATGACGATGCAGAAGATCCTCGTCACCCGCGGCGCCGACCTGCCCGAGCCGCAGCTGCGGACGTCGATGATCACCCTGGCCGGCACCGAGCCGTCGACCCTGTTCGGGATGAGCGAGGTGCTCGGCGCGGGTTCGCCCGACGCCAAGACGCTGCAGCAGCAGATGGTGACCCGGATGGCGATCATGTCCGATCCGGCCGCGGTGCTGGTCGACAACCCCGAGCTGCTGCGCTCGATCCAGACCACCGACGACATCGCCGAACAGGTCATCAAGGACACGACGGCGTCGGTCACCAAGTCGGTGCACGCCCAGGCCAACGACCGGCGCGACGCCGCCATCCTCGACGCCGTCCTGGTGCTGACCGCCATCGTGGTCGCCCTGGCCGTGGTGCTGCTGGTGGCCCGCGCGCTGGTCCGACCGCTGCGCGTGCTGCGCGACGGCGCGCTCAAAGTCGCGCACACCGACCTCGAGGAGGAGGTCGCCCGGGTCAAGGCCGGCGGCACCACGCCGACGCCCGCGCCGCTCCCCGTCTACACCACCGAGGAGATCGGCCAGGTCGCGCACGCCGTCGACGAGCTGCACACCCAGGCCCTGCTGCTGGCCGGTGACGAGGCGCGCCTGCGGCTGCTGGTCAACGACATGTTCGAGACCATGTCGCGGCGCAGCCGCTCCCTGGTCGATCAGCAGCTGCAGCTCATCGACCGGCTGGAGCGCAACGAGGAGGACCCTGAGCGCCTCGACAGCCTCTTCCGGCTGGACCACTTGGCGGCCCGGCTGCGCCGCAACAGCGCCAACCTACTGGTGCTGGCCGGCGCGCAGCTCGCCCGTGACCAGCGCGACCCGGTGCCGCTGTCGACCGTGGTCAACGCCGCCGTGTCGGAGGTCGAGGACTACCGGCGGGTGGAGATCGTGGCGTTGCCCGAGTGCGCGCTGGTCGGCGCGACCGCCGGCGGCGTCATCCACCTGTTCGCCGAGCTGATCGACAACGCCCTGCGCTACTCGCCGCCGACGACGGCCGTCCGGGTATCCGCCGCACGCGGGGGTGACGGCGGCGTGTTGCTCCGCATCTCCGACTCCGGCCTGGGGATGAACGACGCCGACCGGCGCATCGCGAACACGCGGCTGCAGGCCGGGGGGGACGCCCCCGACCCCACCCCCGACAACGCCCGTCACATGGGGCTATTCGTGGTGGGCCGCATCGCGGCGCGGCACGGCATCCGGGTGGGGCTGCGCGGCCCGGCGCCGGACGAGACCGGCCCCGGCACAACCGCCGAGATATACCTGCCGGCCACCGTCCTCGACGGGGTGCGGGCCGAGCCGCGCGACATTCGGGCGGTGCCGGTGCCGAGCGCACCGCCGGCAGAAGCGGTCGCCGCCCCCGCGGACACCCGGATTCGCGGTCGGTCGGACAAGAACGGTGCGGCGGGGTCCACCCCGCCGGTCACGCTGCTGCCGCGGCGCAATCCCGGTTCCAGCGGCATCACCGAGTTGCCCGAGCCATCCGGCGAGCCGGAGCCCAGCCACCACCGGCGCGACCTGCCCGCCCCGGCGCAGGCACCGGCGGCCCCGGTGACCAACACGGTGACCAACACGTCGGCGTTCTTCGGCGCGCGGTCGCGAAACGCCGAGGAGCGGGCCCAACCGTCTGCCGTCGCCGAGGCCCCGGCGGCCCCGGTCGCGCCGAAGGCCCCGCCCACCCCGAAGGCCCCGCCCACCCCGAAGGCCGCCCCGGCCGCCCCGGCCGATGATGACGTCATCTACCGGAGGATGCTGTCGGAGATGCTGGGCGACCCGCACGACCTGGTCAACAGCCCGGACCTGGACTGGCAGTCGGTCTGGGACCGCGGCTGGACGCTGGCGGCCGAGGCCGAGGACAAGCCCGTCGAGGCGCGCACCGCCGACCACGGGCTGCCGGTCCGCACTCCCGGCGCCCGGCTGGTGCCCGGTACGGCCAACGGCGCTGAATCCCGCGAGCAGGACGAGAGCGACCAGGGCGACCAGGGTCTCAATGGGCGGCACCCGCAGCACGCGGCCGTCACCCGCGACCCCGAGGCCGTCCGCGCCTCCTTCAGCAGCCATTTCGGCGGCGTGCGCACGGGCCGTGCGCACGCCCATGATCAAGGGTCTGAGCAGTAATGACATCACCCGACAACTCCCTGGACTGGCTGGTGACGCGGTTCTCCCGCGAGGTGCCCGGCGTGGCGCACGCCCTGCTGGTGTCGGTCGACGGGCTGCCCATCGCCGCCAGCGAGCACCTGCCGCGCGAGCGCGCCGACCAACTGGCCGCGGTGGCCTCCGGGCTGGCCAGCCTCGCCGCCGGCGCCGCGCAGCTCTTCGAGGGCGGTCAGGTGCTGCAGTCGGTGGTCGAGATGGAGAACGGCTACCTGTTGCTGATGCGGGTCGGCGACGGCTCGCATCTGGCCACGCTGGCCGCCACGTCGTGTGACATCGGCCAGATCGGCTACGAGATGGCCCTCCTGGTCGAACGAGTGGGCGGCGTGGTCCAGTCCGCCCGCCGGTCCACCGTCTCGTGAGCCCCCGATGGTCGAACACGAGCCCTGGGCGGTCAGACGCGAGGCCAGCCTGGTTCGTCCGTACACCCTGACGGCCGGCCGAACCGACACCGACGTCGACCTACCCCTGGAAGCGCCCATCCAGACCCTGCAGGCCGGGCTGGCCCACCGCTGGCCGCCCGACGACGCGAGAGGCAAGATCATCCACCTGTGTGTCGACAGCCCATCCGTGGCGGAAATCTCGGCGCGGCTGGATTTACCCGTCGGAGTCGCGCGCGTCCTGGTCGGTGATCTGGTGCTGTCCGGCTACCTTCGGGTGCATAGGACCTTGACCGAGCGTTCGACCAGGGACGAGCGCTACGAACTCATAGGAAGGACGCTGCGTGGCCTCAAAGCACTCTGAGGCGCAGCCCGAGGGGGGAGCCCACGCGTCGACGAAGATCGTCGTCGCGGGCGGGTTCGGCGCCGGCAAGACCACGTTCGTGGGGGCGGTGTCGGAGATTATGCCGCTGCGCACCGAGGCGATGCTGACCGACGCCTCGACCGGCGTGGACGCGCTCGAGGCCACCCCGGACAAACGGACCACGACCGTCGCGATGGACTTCGGGCGGATCACGCTGGACGAGGACCTGGTGCTGTACCTGTTCGGCACCCCGGGTCAGCGCCGGTTCTGGTTCATGTGGGACGACCTGGTCCGCGGCGCGATCGGCGCCATCATCCTCGTCGACTGCCGACGGCTGGAGGACAGCTTCGCCGCCGTCGACTTCTTCGAGCACCGCAACCTGCCGTTTCTGATTGCGGTCAACGAGTTCGACGGCGCGCCGCGGTATCCGGTCGCCGAGGTGCGTGAGGCGCTCACCCTGCCCGCGCACATCCCGGTGATCGGGGTCGACGCCCGGGACCGCCGGTCGGCGACGGACGCGCTGATCGCCGTGAGCGAGTACGCGCTGCAGAGCCTGGCCGCGAGCTGACCGCTGCGCTTCGGTGGGCCGAGCGCGAGTTCGAGGGCCACGACTTCACCGACGAGGACCTCAGCCGGCTGCTAACGGAGCGGGTCGTGTTCAGCGACTGCAACTTCAGCGGCGCCAACCTGGCCGAGTCGCAGCACCGCGGTTCGGCGTTTCGCAACTGCCGGTTCGAACGCACCACGCTGTGGCACAGCTTGTTCGCGCAGTGCAGCCTGCTCGGCTCGGTGTTCGTGCACTGCCGGCTGCGGCCCATCTCGTTCGACGAGGTGGACTTCACGCTCGCGGTGCTGGGCGGCAACGACCTGCGCGGCGTCGACCTGAGCGGCTGCCGGCTGCGCGAGGCCAGTCTGGTGGGAACCGACCTGCGCAAGGCCGTGCTGTGCGGCGCGGACCTCAGCGGCGCCCGGACCACCGGCGCCCGGCTGGACAACGCCGACCTGCGCGGCGCGACCGTCGACCCCGCGCTGTGGCGGACGGCGGCGCTGGCCGGCGCCCGGGTCGACGTCGGCCAGGCGGTGGCGTTTGCGCTGGCGCACGGGCTACTGCTGGACGGGGGCCCGGACGGGTAACCCGTCAGCGCTTGAGCCGGATGCGCCACCGCACGACGACGGCGTAGGCGACCGACAGGGCGCCGAGCATCCCCATGTCGAGCAGCCACGCGCCGGGGGTGTGTTTCCAGTGGCCGTCCTTGGGGCTCAGCGTGCCCGGCACCAGCTTCCACAGGTCGACCGTCGACGCCGACGCCGCGTAGCCCCAGCGCGACGGCACGGCCCAGGAGAGCTGATCGAGGAAGATGCGGGCGGTGATCGGGACCATGCCGCCGGCCAGCACGAGCTGCAGCATCAGCGACACCACCAGCAGCGGCATGACCTGCTCGTTGGAACGCGCGATCGACGACAGCATCATCCCGAAGACCGCCGAGGCCACGCAGGTCGCGGCCACGGCCACGAACAGCTCCAGGCTGGCGGCGTACTTGGAGGACCCGAGCAGCACCGCCGGCTGGCTGGGCGTGCCCTTGCCCACCAGCACGATGCCCGTCGCGATCGCCGCCTGCACGATCGCGAACGCGCAGAACACCGTGATCTTGGCGATCAGGTAGGCCCCGGTCGACAGGCCCACCGCCTGCTCACGCCGGAAGATGGCGCGCTCGCCGATGAGGTCGCGGATGGTCAGCGCCGTGCCCATGAAGACGGCGGCGATGGTCAGCAGGATGAGGATCTGCGCCGACTCGTCGGGCGTCTCGCTGGTTGGCTGGGCGACGCCGAAGCCGGTGTCGCCCGGCACGGTCAGCGACAGCGCCCCCAGCACGAACGGGAGCAGCGCGAGGAAGACGAAGTACGCCCGGTCGGAGACCACTAGGCGGACCTGGCGGCGGGCGACGGTGGAGAACTGCCGGCGCATGCTCGTGTGCGCCGGGGCGCCCAGGTCGGCGGGCGCTTCGATCCGGGCGACCGGCGGCGCGTTCCGGGCCTCGTTGTGGGCCCTGAAGCGGCGATTGGCCTCGTCGGGGTCGGCGCCCACCTTGGCGAAGATCTGCGCCCAGTTGGTGGTGCCCATCGCGTCGCCGATCCGCCCCGGCGGCCCCAGGTAGGCGGTCTTGCCGCCGGGCGCCATCAGCAGCACCTGGTCGCAGACGTCGAGATAGGTCAGGGAGTGGGTGACCACCAGCACGACGCGCCCGGCGTCGGCCAGCTGCCGGAGCATCGTCATGACCTGCAGGTCGAGCGCCGGGTCGAGCCCCGAGGTGGGCTCGTCGAGGATGAGCAGCGACGGCCCGGTGAGTAGCTCCAGCGCGACCGACGCGCGCTTGCGTTGGCCGCCGGACAGCTTGTCGACGCGGGTGTCGGCGTGCTGGGTGAGCCCCAGCTCGTCGAGCACCTGCGCGACCACCTGCTCCCGGTCGGCCTTGCTCGTGTCCGGCGGCAGGCGCAGCTCGGCGGCGTAGCCGAGCGCCTGGTTGACCGTGAGCTGGCGGTGCACGACGTCGTCCTGGGGGACCATGCCGATCCGGGTGCGCAGCGACGCGTATTCGGTGTGGATGTCGTGCCCCTCGAAGGTGACCAGGCCGGAGGTCGGGGTGGCATACCCGGCGATCAGCCGCGACAGCGTGGTCTTGCCCGCCCCGGATCCGCCGATGATCGCGGTCAGCGTGCCCGGACGCGCGGTCAGCGAGATCCGCTCGAGCAGGTTCTTCCCCTCGATGGTGAAGTTGACGTCGCGCACCTCCAGGCCGCCCGTGCGGGCCGCCGCCTCGCCGCGACGCACCAGCACGCCCGCGGTGAAGACCAGGTCCACATTGCCGATGGTCACCACGTCACCCTCGGCGAGCACCGCGGACCCGACCCTGATCCCGTTGACGAAGGTCCCGTTGATGCTCTGCGCGTCGCGGATCTCGGTGCCGATCGGCGTCGCGGTGAGGAAGGCGTGGTGGCGCGAGGCCAGCACGTCGTGGATCACGATGTCGTTGTCGAGCGCGCGGCCGATCCACGCCGTCCCGGTGACGGGCTCCCGCAGATCCCCGGCCCCGGGGACTTTCACCCGGGTGG
This genomic window from Mycobacterium saskatchewanense contains:
- a CDS encoding nitroreductase family protein, with amino-acid sequence MTLNLSVDEVLTTTRSVRKRLDFDRPVGREVLMECLELALQAPTGSNSQGWQWVFVEDADKRKALGEIYLANARAYLSAPSPEYADGDTRGERMGKVRDSATYLAEHMHEAPVLLVPCIQGRDDQSPLGGVSFWASLFPAVWSFCLALRSRGLGTCWTTLHLLKDGERQAAEVLGIPFDQYSQAGLFPIAYTKGTDFRPAKRLPAEQVTHWNAW
- a CDS encoding tRNA (cytidine(34)-2'-O)-methyltransferase, whose product is MFRLMFVSPRIPPNTGNAIRTAAATGCELHLVEPLGFDLSEPQLRRAGLDYHDLASVTVHPSLAEAWATLTPARVFAFTSKATTRFADVDYRAGDVLMFGPEPDGLDAETLADPHVTGQVRIPMLAGRRSLNLSNAAAIAVYEAWRQQGYAGAT
- a CDS encoding sensor histidine kinase, with the translated sequence MTMFARPAHAAEAVPPGFADDPAGAPAPAKRPPAWAPSNWPVRWKVLAMVLVPLVLATVFGALRIQGAMANSSGLRLAAARADVVPAITKYMSALDVALLASSTDRDVEGAKKNYEARKYELQQRLADTDVTSDVRSGVTTLLGGGQALLDKVADNSIGLRDRVTTYAPILLTAEDVINASVQVDNRQTRAQTQGLSRAVGARGQMTMQKILVTRGADLPEPQLRTSMITLAGTEPSTLFGMSEVLGAGSPDAKTLQQQMVTRMAIMSDPAAVLVDNPELLRSIQTTDDIAEQVIKDTTASVTKSVHAQANDRRDAAILDAVLVLTAIVVALAVVLLVARALVRPLRVLRDGALKVAHTDLEEEVARVKAGGTTPTPAPLPVYTTEEIGQVAHAVDELHTQALLLAGDEARLRLLVNDMFETMSRRSRSLVDQQLQLIDRLERNEEDPERLDSLFRLDHLAARLRRNSANLLVLAGAQLARDQRDPVPLSTVVNAAVSEVEDYRRVEIVALPECALVGATAGGVIHLFAELIDNALRYSPPTTAVRVSAARGGDGGVLLRISDSGLGMNDADRRIANTRLQAGGDAPDPTPDNARHMGLFVVGRIAARHGIRVGLRGPAPDETGPGTTAEIYLPATVLDGVRAEPRDIRAVPVPSAPPAEAVAAPADTRIRGRSDKNGAAGSTPPVTLLPRRNPGSSGITELPEPSGEPEPSHHRRDLPAPAQAPAAPVTNTVTNTSAFFGARSRNAEERAQPSAVAEAPAAPVAPKAPPTPKAPPTPKAAPAAPADDDVIYRRMLSEMLGDPHDLVNSPDLDWQSVWDRGWTLAAEAEDKPVEARTADHGLPVRTPGARLVPGTANGAESREQDESDQGDQGLNGRHPQHAAVTRDPEAVRASFSSHFGGVRTGRAHAHDQGSEQ
- a CDS encoding serine protease inhibitor; translation: MTSPDNSLDWLVTRFSREVPGVAHALLVSVDGLPIAASEHLPRERADQLAAVASGLASLAAGAAQLFEGGQVLQSVVEMENGYLLLMRVGDGSHLATLAATSCDIGQIGYEMALLVERVGGVVQSARRSTVS
- a CDS encoding DUF742 domain-containing protein, which produces MVEHEPWAVRREASLVRPYTLTAGRTDTDVDLPLEAPIQTLQAGLAHRWPPDDARGKIIHLCVDSPSVAEISARLDLPVGVARVLVGDLVLSGYLRVHRTLTERSTRDERYELIGRTLRGLKAL
- a CDS encoding GTP-binding protein, with product MASKHSEAQPEGGAHASTKIVVAGGFGAGKTTFVGAVSEIMPLRTEAMLTDASTGVDALEATPDKRTTTVAMDFGRITLDEDLVLYLFGTPGQRRFWFMWDDLVRGAIGAIILVDCRRLEDSFAAVDFFEHRNLPFLIAVNEFDGAPRYPVAEVREALTLPAHIPVIGVDARDRRSATDALIAVSEYALQSLAAS
- a CDS encoding pentapeptide repeat-containing protein, whose amino-acid sequence is MTAALRWAEREFEGHDFTDEDLSRLLTERVVFSDCNFSGANLAESQHRGSAFRNCRFERTTLWHSLFAQCSLLGSVFVHCRLRPISFDEVDFTLAVLGGNDLRGVDLSGCRLREASLVGTDLRKAVLCGADLSGARTTGARLDNADLRGATVDPALWRTAALAGARVDVGQAVAFALAHGLLLDGGPDG
- a CDS encoding ATP-binding cassette domain-containing protein, whose amino-acid sequence is MTRPAQPVLTVGSGRSELSFAPGRDVVVGSDVRADLRVAHPLVARAHLLLRFDNGRWIAVDNNSLNGVFLNGQRVATVDIRDGQALNVGKPDGPRVTFRVGHHTGSVGLLPLTTESIPVIATPGGRPPASSGPVSQPQPAPPRRPPPPGQPPQQAPPRLHRPNDPLRTTAVPVVPPTAATQALAQGAQPPDPSSEANPPTQIGVSGEVVEFPTTRVKVPGAGDLREPVTGTAWIGRALDNDIVIHDVLASRHHAFLTATPIGTEIRDAQSINGTFVNGIRVGSAVLAEGDVVTIGNVDLVFTAGVLVRRGEAAARTGGLEVRDVNFTIEGKNLLERISLTARPGTLTAIIGGSGAGKTTLSRLIAGYATPTSGLVTFEGHDIHTEYASLRTRIGMVPQDDVVHRQLTVNQALGYAAELRLPPDTSKADREQVVAQVLDELGLTQHADTRVDKLSGGQRKRASVALELLTGPSLLILDEPTSGLDPALDLQVMTMLRQLADAGRVVLVVTHSLTYLDVCDQVLLMAPGGKTAYLGPPGRIGDAMGTTNWAQIFAKVGADPDEANRRFRAHNEARNAPPVARIEAPADLGAPAHTSMRRQFSTVARRQVRLVVSDRAYFVFLALLPFVLGALSLTVPGDTGFGVAQPTSETPDESAQILILLTIAAVFMGTALTIRDLIGERAIFRREQAVGLSTGAYLIAKITVFCAFAIVQAAIATGIVLVGKGTPSQPAVLLGSSKYAASLELFVAVAATCVASAVFGMMLSSIARSNEQVMPLLVVSLMLQLVLAGGMVPITARIFLDQLSWAVPSRWGYAASASTVDLWKLVPGTLSPKDGHWKHTPGAWLLDMGMLGALSVAYAVVVRWRIRLKR